Proteins encoded within one genomic window of Oryza glaberrima chromosome 12, OglaRS2, whole genome shotgun sequence:
- the LOC127756849 gene encoding 3-aminomethylindole N-methyltransferase-like: MDNARESEDEHCLYAQELVFAYNRSMVLRAAIQLGLLDALAAGGDALTADELAGKIQATDGVAVDRILRFLASFDVVRCSTETSPDGGAALRRYTPAPVCRWLTENNGEGSLAPFSVFIIDEDHLLPWQHIAEVVASGGPAPSERTHGMPYHEYIGKNKRLGGLFDHAMAQHSAIRARKLLERFEGFDGIQRLVDVGGGDGSTLGMITSRYKHIRGINYDLPHVISQAPSLPGVEHIAGDMYESVPNGDAILLQWMLLMFSDEDCIKILKNCHQALPEGGKVIIVEGLLPETPNTTPAARDSFTMDMILFVLFKVGKHRTEEEFAKLAKESGFTGTFRSTYIFLNFYALEFSK; the protein is encoded by the exons ATGGACAACGCTCGAGAGAGTGAGGATGAGCATTGCCTGTACGCGCAGGAGCTCGTGTTCGCCTACAACCGCTCCATGGTGCTGCGAGCGGCGATCCAGCTGGGCCTCCtcgacgcgctcgccgccggcggcgacgcgctgaccgccgacgagctcgccgggaAAATCCAGGCCACGGACGGCGTCGCGGTGGATCGGATTCTCCGGTTCCTCGCGTCCTTCGACGTGGTGAGGTGCTCCACCGAGACGAgccccgacggcggcgcggctctcCGGCGCTACACGCCGGCGCCGGTGTGCCGGTGGCTCACCGAGAACAACGGCGAGGGGTCGCTGGCTCCCTTCTCCGTGTTTATTATCGACGAAGACCACCTATTGCCCTG GCAACACAtagcggaggtggtggcgagcggcgggccGGCGCCGTCCGAGAGGACCCACGGGATGCCCTACCACGAGTACATAGGGAAGAACAAGAGGCTGGGCGGGCTGTTCGACCACGCCATGGCGCAGCACTCGGCGATCCGGGCCCGCAAGTTGCTCGAACGCTTTGAAGGTTTCGACGGCATCCAGCGGCTCGTCGATGTCGGTGGAGGCGACGGATCCACCCTGGGGATGATCACCTCGCGGTATAAGCATATTAGGGGCATCAACTATGACCTGCCTCATGTCATCTCTCAGGCCCCATCTCTTCCAG GCGTGGAACATATAGCTGGAGATATGTATGAGAGCGTGCCCAATGGAGATGCAATTCTTTTGCAG TGGATGCTCCTTATGTTCAGTGACGAGGACTGCATCAAGATACTGAAGAACTGCCACCAAGCTCTCCCTGAAGGCGGGAAAGTGATCATTGTGGAAGGTCTTCTACCGGAGACCCCAAATACTACTCCAGCTGCACGGGATTCATTCACCATGGATATGATCTTGTTTGTCCTCTTCAAGGTAGGAAAGCACAGGACAGAGGAGGAGTTTGCAAAGCTTGCCAAGGAGTCTGGCTTTACCGGCACCTTCCGGTCGACCTACATATTCTTGAACTTCTATGCTCTTGAGTTCAGTAAGTAG